The Lynx canadensis isolate LIC74 chromosome D1, mLynCan4.pri.v2, whole genome shotgun sequence genome has a segment encoding these proteins:
- the CHORDC1 gene encoding cysteine and histidine-rich domain-containing protein 1 gives MALLCYNRGCGQRFDPETNSDDACTYHPGVPVFHDALKGWSCCKRRTTDFSDFLSIAGCTKGRHNSEKPPEPVKPEVKTTEKKELSELKPKFQEHIIQAPKPVEAIKRPSPDEPMTNLELKISASLKQALDKLKLSSGNEENKKEEDSDEIKIGTSCKNGGCSKTYQGLQSLDEVCVYHSGVPIFHEGMKYWSCCRRKTSDFNTFLAQEGCTTGKHVWTKKDAGKKVVPCRHDWHQTGGEVTISVYAKNSLPELSQVVANSTLLNVHIVFEGEKEFHQNVKLWGVIDVTRSYVTMTATKIEITMRKAEPMQWASLELPATKKQEEQKEDSTE, from the exons ATGGCCCTGCTGTGCTACAACCGGGGCTGCGGTCAGCGCTTCGACCCCGAGACCAACTCCGACG ATGCTTGCACAtaccacccaggtgttccagtCTTCCATGATGCCTTAAAG gGTTGGTCTTGCTGTAAGAGAAGAACAactgatttttctgattttttaagcATTGCA GGCTGTACGAAAGGTAGGCATAATAGTGAGAAACCACCTGAGCCAGTCAAACCTGAAGTCAAGACTACTGAGAAGAAAGAACTTTCTGAATTGAAGCCTAAGTTTCAGGAGCACATCATTCAAGCCCCTAAACCAGTAGAAGCAATAAAAAGGCCAAG CCCAGATGAACCAATGACAAACTTGGAATTAAAAATATCTGCCTCCCTAAAACAAGCACTTGATAAACTTAAACTGTCATCagggaatgaagaaaataaaaaag aagAGGACAGTGATGAAATTAAGATTGGGACCTCATGTAAAAATGGAGGGTGTTCAAAg acaTATCAAGGTCTACAGAGTCTAGATGAAGTCTGTGTATATCATTCTGGAGTACCTATTTTTCATGAAGG GATGAAATACTGGAGCTGTTGTAGAAGAAAAACTTCAGATTTCAATACATTCTTAGCCCAGGAGGGCTGTACAACAGGGAAACACGTGTGGACTAAGAAGGATGCT GGGAAAAAAGTCGTTCCATGTAGACATGACTGGCATCAGACTGGAGGTGAAGTCACCATTTCAGTATATGCTAAAAATTCACTCCCAGAACTTAGCCAAGTAGTAGCAAATAGTACATTG ttaaatGTGCATATTgtatttgaaggagagaaagaatttcatcAAAATGTGAAATTATGGGGT GTGATTGATGTAACACGAAGTTATGTAACTATGACTGCAACAAAGATTGAGAT